The nucleotide window TCGAAGCTAGGACTCTCTTCGGCAAGGTTTACATAGTTCCCATGTACCACCCAGCCGTTGCATTGTATAGGCCTCAACTGAGGAAAGAGCTTGAAGAGGACTTCAGGAAGCTCAAGGATCTCATCGAAAAGGTGGTTTAGGCAATTGCCGAAACCTTTATATTCTTCCTGGGTGGTAATTAAAACATGCTAGAGAAGGAAAAGGAGATACTGGCCAAGAGGATTGCTGGTGAGATAGTTCTCTCTCCAGACCCTGGGAAGACAATGAGGAAGTGGCGTGAGATATTCGGTATAAGTCAAACCGAGTTGGCCGATTACCTAGGTGTTTCCTCATCGGTGATTAGCGACTATGAGGGCGGAAGGAGGAAAAGTCCTGGCGCTTCCACCATAAGGAAATTCGTTGAGGCCTTAATTGAGATAGATGAAAAGAGGGGTGGAAACGTCATAAAGGCCTTCAGTAGAACCCTTGGCAGTGAAATTCCAACGAACGCTATCCTAGATATAAGGGAATTCGACATCCCCGTTACCGTTAAAGATGTAGTTGAGGCCGTCAGGGGCGAAATAGTAGCAAACCCTGATTTGGTTGACAGGAGGATATACGGTTACACCGTTGTCGATAGCATTCAGGCAATACTTGAGATGTCGGCCGAGGAATTCTTAAAGCTCTACGGCTGGACCACCGAGAGGGCCTTAGTTTTCACGAAGGTAACTACGGGAAGAAGCCCAATGATAGCCGTTAGGGTTCAAGGACTTAAGCCCGCAATGGTAGTCCTTCACGGAGTCAAAAGATTAGACGAGCTTGCCGTTAAGATAGCGGAAAAAGAGAGAGTCCCCTTGGTAGTTTCAAGGGCCGAAAACGAGACCGAGCTAATAGCCGGTTTAAGGAAGCTAGTCGGTTCATTCTAGCCTTTCTCTCCTCCAAATGCCTTCCTCGGCCAGCTTAGTTAGCCTATCCTTTATGTGAATCAGAACCTCACTGAGTATTCTCGAGTTATCGTAATTCTTAACTATCTCCTCGAGCTTTTCCCTGGGGTAATTCCTCATTTCCTTGGCGAGCTCTATCATCCTCGGGTAGGCTCTTATTATGTTATCAACTATTGTAATATCCGCCATCCTTGCGCTCCTCGACAATGGGTTAAGATCAACGGTTATCACGAACTTCCCCATTCTTACTAGGGCTTCAGTCCTGTCACCGTCCTCAAGGGGAACTAGAACTACATCGGCTTTCCAAATTCCTTCCTCATCGACTTTTCCCCTCTCGCTCTCGAGCCCAGGAATTCTTTTGGTTGGGTTTATGCCTAGAACTTCCTCAGCCCCGGCTTCCCTAAGGACCTCTGCAATCTTTTTGACTCTCTCCTCTGTTCTGTAAAATAGGTTCACCTCCAGTTTGGCTCTTAGAACTTTAGCCAACTCGACTGTCTCCCTTGGAACTAGGGCCGCTACATTACCATTTACGGATAACACGGGGTGTTTGGCCAAAAGCAACTTTGCAACCGCCGCTCTCATAGCCTCCTCGGCCGGCTTTATCGTCTTCTCGCCGATGAGATAGTCGAAAGCCTCTCCCCTGCCGTGGGCTATTAAACCTGCTTTGGCCGTTATCCCCCTTTCCATCCCCTCAATTATCTTCTCCCTGTAGAGTAAACTCCAGTACCTTGGGTGGCTCTTTGGTATTTTCACCATGTTTACCCCAGGAATAAGTAGGGAGGGGGAGGATAAAAAGGTTCAGCCTGATGTGCACTCATCACTTGCTCAGCTTGGATGGAGGCTCATCATCCCTTATAATTTCAAGCGTGTATTTGACGTTGGTTCCACTTAATTTTAAGTGTGCCGATGCTGAGCAGTACTTCTCTTGACTAAGCTCTA belongs to Pyrococcus abyssi GE5 and includes:
- a CDS encoding helix-turn-helix domain-containing protein — protein: MLEKEKEILAKRIAGEIVLSPDPGKTMRKWREIFGISQTELADYLGVSSSVISDYEGGRRKSPGASTIRKFVEALIEIDEKRGGNVIKAFSRTLGSEIPTNAILDIREFDIPVTVKDVVEAVRGEIVANPDLVDRRIYGYTVVDSIQAILEMSAEEFLKLYGWTTERALVFTKVTTGRSPMIAVRVQGLKPAMVVLHGVKRLDELAVKIAEKERVPLVVSRAENETELIAGLRKLVGSF
- a CDS encoding 4-phosphopantoate--beta-alanine ligase, which produces MVKIPKSHPRYWSLLYREKIIEGMERGITAKAGLIAHGRGEAFDYLIGEKTIKPAEEAMRAAVAKLLLAKHPVLSVNGNVAALVPRETVELAKVLRAKLEVNLFYRTEERVKKIAEVLREAGAEEVLGINPTKRIPGLESERGKVDEEGIWKADVVLVPLEDGDRTEALVRMGKFVITVDLNPLSRSARMADITIVDNIIRAYPRMIELAKEMRNYPREKLEEIVKNYDNSRILSEVLIHIKDRLTKLAEEGIWRRERLE